TGAAACCCGAAAAATCTGGGATCGACAGATTAAGCACTTTTGGGAAATCAGCTGGTGTCTGAGTGATAAGGCAGATGCCAGTGACTTGCTGGATCGTCGCAAAAACTGGCGTACCTACCAGCCACCGCAGGAGCCGGGCGTTAAATGCATGATGATGGACGGCTGGCAGGAGCTTTCCGGCGCTAAACGCCCGGGGCGTGCCGGTCAGGGTGAGCGACCTTTCTGGAAAGCGGTCAGAAAGCAGACAGGTCAGGTTGATCTTCGTGCGGGTGAAGAGCTGTGTGCCATTGCGTTTGTTAAACGTCGGTTCTCTCACATCTTTCCAACCTTTCAGGCAAAGGTGCCCAACGAACTAACGTTGTATGGCTGGTGTGTTCCGGTCAATGTACCTTCCGTGAGTTATCTGGCGGCAACCCATTGGTTGGAAGAAACCTTTAAACAGGCAAAAACACCGGAGCAATGGGATTCTGTCTGGCGCTTGTACGACGCTTTGGAGTTGATTGAAGCACACGACGGACATCGTGCCGAAGTGCCGCTTTGTATTCGCAAAGCCACCGAACACAGCGGCGAAAAACGCCAATGGCAGCGGTTGGATGGTCAATACCTGTTTGATTTTATCTTGCAATCCAAAGCACGACACGAACCTGAACAACAAGCAGTGTTTGAAGAGGCGCTAATCGCATTAAAAGAGGTTAAGGACATTACAGAAACAAAACCCAGTCCTTTTTATGCCGTCTTGCTAATGGACGGTGATTCGCTGGGTAGCCAGATGAGTGATGTTAAGAAGCAGAAACCGATCAGCAAGGCGCTTAACCGGTTTACTGCGAATGCTTCGGATATTGTTTGTCAGCATAACGGCTTTCTGGTGTATGCAGGGGGAGATGATGTATTAGCGCTGTTGCCAATGGAAGACGCTATGCCTTGTGCGCTAGCTTTGCGCAATGACTATGCAGACTGTTTTGCACGATATAAAACGGAAGAAGGTAAAGCTGTCGCCAGTACCTTGTCTGGTGCCATTGAATACTGCCATGTGAAATCACCACTGATGAAAGGTCTGTTTGATGCCCACTCCTTGTTGGATGAGGTTGCCAAAGACCAGACAGGTCGTGACTCTCTGGCGATTAGAGTATGGAAGCCCGGTGGCTTGCATCTGGAGTGGAGCTGCCCGTGGGAAAAGGCGGTAAAAGGCGACAAGCTTGTGATTGAACAGCTGGCCGACACACTCTGTCACACTGATGCTGACAATGAGCAAAACCGGAAAGCCGTTAATGGCTTTGCCTGGGGCTTTTTTCAGAAAGCAGAAAAGCTGTTTACCGACATGCGGCTGAATGAAGGGGAAGACATTCTTGAGGTGGGCGTGGTTCATTCACTGCTAACTGCCCAGTATTTGCATACCGGACAGTTGACTAATAAAGAGCATACATCAGCCATAGAACTGGTGAAGCAGTTGATCAACCAATGTCAGCTGTATGTTCGTCAGCACAATGAGAATAAAACTGAATATTACGAGCGATCCGGTTTGTCCATTGATGCGCTCAAACTCACCCGTTTTCTGGTGACCGAAGGACAAGATAAAGAGGGGCAGACAGTATGAGTCAACGCTGGCGTTTAACGTTTACCCCGGTAGACAGTTGGTACTTCCGTGAGTCAAGGCCACACGGTGCCGCCGGTGCGGATCGTTTGGAAAGTCTGTTTCCGCCGCCTGTTCGGACGATTGCCGGAGCCATCCGAACCCGTCTTGGTGAATGCCTGAACGTAGACTGGCAGGCATTTCGTCAGGGTGAAGCGTATTTTGAAGATATCAGTATTAATGAGTTGCTCGGTGACAGCGCTGATACCGGCATGTTGTCGTTTTCACGGGTTGAGCTGACCATAAATAACCAGCCTTTGTTTCCGTGGCCTGCCTGCGTGTTAGAAAAGAAAGGTTTGGACATAAGCAGCCTGAAACGTGCGGAGTATGTCCGGTTGAAACCGGGCAACCCTGTGCAGTGTGATTTGGGCAACGTATGCCTGCCCGAGTTAGTGAAGCCTTGCCCCGGTGCCAAAGTGCCAGCGGGTGATTACCTTGATCAGTCACTATTGGAACAAATATTGGCCGGAGGTTTACCAGACACTTCCGGCAAAGGCATTACCCGTCGATCTGACTTGTTTTCACTGGAACCGAGGCTGGGTATTGGCCGGGATGTAAAGCGCGGAACCATTGAGCAGGGGTTGCTTTACCAGACCAGCCACTTGCGTCTTGGTGAGGATGTGAGTGTCACGGTTTCTGTGGATGGACTGCCGGAAATTGTAGCGAAACGCTTACAGGACAACTTGCAAACATCGCCGTTTATTCGCTTTGGTGCCGAGGGGCGCATGGCGCGTGTAGAGATACATTCCCAAACACAGCAGTGGCTGCCGAAACCTCCAAAAGTCAAGGGTGGTGAGCAAGGTGTGGTGTTGATGTTG
Above is a window of Endozoicomonas montiporae CL-33 DNA encoding:
- a CDS encoding type III-B CRISPR module-associated Cmr3 family protein; its protein translation is MSQRWRLTFTPVDSWYFRESRPHGAAGADRLESLFPPPVRTIAGAIRTRLGECLNVDWQAFRQGEAYFEDISINELLGDSADTGMLSFSRVELTINNQPLFPWPACVLEKKGLDISSLKRAEYVRLKPGNPVQCDLGNVCLPELVKPCPGAKVPAGDYLDQSLLEQILAGGLPDTSGKGITRRSDLFSLEPRLGIGRDVKRGTIEQGLLYQTSHLRLGEDVSVTVSVDGLPEIVAKRLQDNLQTSPFIRFGAEGRMARVEIHSQTQQWLPKPPKVKGGEQGVVLMLLSDGDFGDTRQSPLPGFKPVIQKDVTLWQGSINGLEVELHCVMAGKPVRRGGWDLKQGCPGVMKSYVPAGSCYFIKPLKSTVTQILELHGTCIGEQTSWGYGQIACGLWK
- the cas10 gene encoding type III-B CRISPR-associated protein Cas10/Cmr2; protein product: MESKYFHITLGPVQGFVAQARRTRDFWSGSFLLSWLSGVAMLAVEQQRGEIKFPIPADGYLEWLKGDGKNDPPQQGSIPNRFKAMSMKVPAEFDADSVVQSIQQAWQALAEQVWQKDLQPLDIDLTETRKIWDRQIKHFWEISWCLSDKADASDLLDRRKNWRTYQPPQEPGVKCMMMDGWQELSGAKRPGRAGQGERPFWKAVRKQTGQVDLRAGEELCAIAFVKRRFSHIFPTFQAKVPNELTLYGWCVPVNVPSVSYLAATHWLEETFKQAKTPEQWDSVWRLYDALELIEAHDGHRAEVPLCIRKATEHSGEKRQWQRLDGQYLFDFILQSKARHEPEQQAVFEEALIALKEVKDITETKPSPFYAVLLMDGDSLGSQMSDVKKQKPISKALNRFTANASDIVCQHNGFLVYAGGDDVLALLPMEDAMPCALALRNDYADCFARYKTEEGKAVASTLSGAIEYCHVKSPLMKGLFDAHSLLDEVAKDQTGRDSLAIRVWKPGGLHLEWSCPWEKAVKGDKLVIEQLADTLCHTDADNEQNRKAVNGFAWGFFQKAEKLFTDMRLNEGEDILEVGVVHSLLTAQYLHTGQLTNKEHTSAIELVKQLINQCQLYVRQHNENKTEYYERSGLSIDALKLTRFLVTEGQDKEGQTV